A genomic region of Persephonella marina EX-H1 contains the following coding sequences:
- a CDS encoding site-2 protease family protein, with protein MEFDITKLIFMIPALMFAVIIHELGHGVIAYRLGDPTAKISGRLTFNPLPHVDPVGTLLVPIILILAKSPILFGWAKPVPINPANFRKLGYRKGMAVTAAAGPSVNFIAAVFFGISYQILSSDAVLGTLVSVFGPGIIKSVVTPLLIFFQYSVSINVILAIFNLLPIPPLDGGRVLMSILPPELEHKLEPVEQYGFIIVIILLFIGVLNIIIIPPYMYLTRILLGF; from the coding sequence ATGGAATTTGATATAACTAAGCTCATTTTTATGATTCCTGCTCTGATGTTTGCAGTTATTATACACGAACTTGGACATGGAGTGATAGCCTACAGGCTTGGAGATCCAACGGCAAAAATATCAGGAAGACTCACATTCAATCCTTTACCACATGTTGATCCTGTCGGAACACTTTTAGTTCCGATCATTCTCATACTTGCTAAATCTCCTATACTCTTTGGATGGGCAAAACCTGTTCCTATAAATCCTGCAAACTTCAGGAAGTTAGGTTACAGAAAGGGTATGGCTGTAACAGCTGCTGCAGGACCATCAGTTAATTTTATAGCTGCTGTATTCTTTGGTATCTCTTACCAGATACTATCATCAGATGCTGTTTTAGGAACCCTCGTCTCGGTTTTTGGTCCAGGGATTATAAAATCAGTCGTCACACCTCTCCTGATATTTTTCCAGTATTCTGTGAGTATAAATGTTATCCTCGCCATATTTAACCTTCTTCCGATACCACCTTTAGACGGTGGAAGGGTTCTTATGAGCATTCTCCCACCTGAACTTGAACACAAACTTGAACCTGTTGAACAGTATGGATTTATAATAGTTATAATATTATTATTTATTGGGGTATTGAATATTATCATAATACCCCCTTATATGTATCTGACCAGAATTTTACTGGGGTTTTAA
- a CDS encoding FeoA family protein, protein MRLSELPAGSFCKIKELRFDPALKRKLLEMGLIPGQTVEVIQVSPFGGPVKIKIKDYCLAVRKADADKIIVEECNGR, encoded by the coding sequence ATGAGGCTATCTGAATTACCTGCTGGCAGCTTTTGTAAAATAAAGGAGCTGAGATTTGATCCTGCACTTAAGAGAAAACTTCTTGAGATGGGTCTTATTCCGGGACAGACAGTTGAGGTTATACAGGTCTCACCTTTCGGAGGACCTGTTAAAATAAAGATAAAGGATTACTGCCTTGCTGTAAGAAAGGCTGATGCTGACAAGATTATAGTTGAGGAATGTAATGGCAGATAA